A stretch of Planctomycetota bacterium DNA encodes these proteins:
- a CDS encoding sigma-70 family RNA polymerase sigma factor — translation MAVDNEFATTLARFQHRIYAYALMLTGEPGAAEEVVQQVNVVLCAKADDFVRGTDFMAWAAATVRFEVKAFRTKQSRDRHVFDAATFDILAAEADANLSGLDETTAALHQCIERLSDRQRAILRRRYFDNEVVAHIADAMSMTANAVDQSLFRIRKALAKCVEARLNGGRS, via the coding sequence ATGGCGGTTGACAATGAATTTGCGACCACACTTGCCCGGTTTCAGCATCGGATTTACGCCTATGCGCTGATGCTGACGGGCGAGCCGGGGGCGGCGGAGGAAGTGGTGCAGCAGGTGAATGTGGTGCTCTGTGCGAAGGCGGACGACTTCGTGCGGGGGACAGATTTCATGGCCTGGGCGGCGGCGACGGTGCGCTTCGAGGTCAAGGCCTTCCGCACCAAACAGAGCCGCGACCGGCATGTGTTTGACGCCGCCACATTCGACATCCTCGCCGCCGAAGCGGACGCGAATTTGTCCGGGCTCGACGAGACCACGGCCGCGCTGCACCAGTGCATCGAACGGCTGAGCGATCGGCAGCGTGCGATTCTCCGCCGGCGGTATTTCGACAACGAAGTCGTCGCGCACATCGCCGACGCCATGAGCATGACCGCCAACGCCGTCGATCAATCACTGTTCCGCATTCGCAAAGCGCTGGCCAAGTGCGTCGAGGCGCGACTGAACGGGGGCCGATCATGA
- a CDS encoding prepilin-type N-terminal cleavage/methylation domain-containing protein: MRPRAFSLIELLVVTVIIAVLAAILVPALKRARFVARETVCASNDRQMVVAMLRYAADFQGWYPTIPINASIGLNPWGCNPQFLPMLGKYGAGWELWGCPLRPLTSGWSPFRPQYNVPQSVLDTHDDNAIAAAMQYNATLTIGQFLYWVPTKCNNGYEPHNRDPVTGVFDVQATDDWPTRVSQLGKGGHPLISDLLYIYPLEGPSTARDLIRGGHAYDTGRVSAVGGVESINAAYPDGHAEHRTFDDFALRQSQQWYVFY; this comes from the coding sequence ATGCGTCCTCGCGCGTTCAGTCTGATCGAACTGCTCGTCGTCACGGTGATCATCGCGGTGCTGGCGGCGATACTTGTGCCGGCCCTGAAGCGAGCCCGCTTCGTCGCGCGCGAAACGGTGTGCGCGTCGAACGATCGGCAAATGGTCGTCGCGATGCTCCGCTACGCGGCGGACTTTCAGGGTTGGTATCCCACCATCCCGATCAACGCCTCCATCGGGCTTAACCCATGGGGCTGCAATCCGCAGTTTCTGCCGATGCTCGGCAAGTACGGCGCGGGATGGGAACTGTGGGGCTGCCCGCTGAGGCCGCTCACTTCGGGCTGGTCGCCGTTCCGTCCGCAGTACAACGTGCCGCAGAGCGTGCTCGATACGCACGATGACAACGCCATCGCCGCCGCCATGCAGTACAACGCCACGCTGACGATCGGGCAGTTCCTGTATTGGGTCCCCACCAAGTGCAACAACGGCTACGAGCCGCACAATCGCGATCCGGTCACCGGCGTCTTCGATGTGCAGGCCACCGATGACTGGCCCACGCGCGTCAGCCAGCTCGGCAAAGGCGGCCATCCGCTCATCTCCGACCTGCTTTACATCTATCCGCTCGAAGGCCCGTCCACCGCACGCGACTTGATCCGCGGCGGACACGCCTACGACACCGGCCGCGTCTCCGCCGTCGGAGGCGTCGAGTCGATCAACGCCGCCTATCCCGATGGTCACGCCGAACATCGAACCTTCGACGACTTCGCCCTCCGACAGTCCCAGCAGTGGTACGTGTTTTACTGA